One region of Zingiber officinale cultivar Zhangliang chromosome 7B, Zo_v1.1, whole genome shotgun sequence genomic DNA includes:
- the LOC122005137 gene encoding 7-deoxyloganetin glucosyltransferase-like — MGSSTKTHLLCMALPFQGHINSMLNLAKVLHFKGFFITFVNTEYAHQQLLKHDGSLSALDGLPDFRFASISDGLSHPDDGDEYREDVRKIILASQKNCPASFLRLITALNDPSSGVPPVRCVISDSFVSFTLNATTKLGIPNVFYCTVSVCGFTDFYYCKDLIERGLVPLKSEDDLTNGYLDTIIDWIPGMITVRMRELTSFLRTTDRDEVLLNFVIDGVHASPQATAIIFNTFSELESPLLSACSSMLPPVFDIGPMCLLSHYIPNDSSASSLGGLNMWREDLRCMEWLDEKESGSVLYVNFGSVANLTSKQAVEFGWGLANSGCTFLWVIRPDLVVGDAALLPQEFSEMTKGRSFITSWCPQQRVLAHAAIGGFLTHCGWNSTTESICSGVPMICWPFFADQQINCRYICSVWGIGMEIDEDVTREEVERLIKELMEGQRGKEMKRKTVEWKEKAVEAAKPGGGSWRNLEKFIEEIIME, encoded by the exons ATGGGGAGCTCAACCAAAACTCATCTTTTGTGCATGGCTCTCCCCTTCCAAGGCCACATCAACTCCATGCTCAACCTGGCCAAAGTTCTCCACTTCAAGGGCTTCTTCATAACCTTCGTCAATACCGAGTACGCCCACCAGCAACTTCTCAAACATGACGGATCACTCTCCGCTCTCGACGGCCTCCCTGACTTCCGCTTCGCCAGCATCTCCGATGGCCTCTCGCACCCCGACGACGGCGACGAATACAGAGAAGACGTTAGAAAAATCATTCTTGCCAGCCAAAAGAACTGCCCTGCTTCTTTCCTCAGGCTTATAACCGCGCTGAACGATCCGAGCTCCGGTGTGCCACCTGTAAGATGCGTGATCTCAGATTCCTTCGTCAGCTTCACCCTCAACGCCACCACCAAATTGGGGATCCCTAATGTCTTCTACTGCACAGTGTCCGTGTGTGGCTTCACGGACTTCTACTACTGCAAGGACTTGATCGAGAGGGGCCTCGTCCCATTGAAAA GTGAAGACGATCTTACAAATGGGTACCTGGACACTATCATTGATTGGATACCAGGAATGATAACAGTTCGCATGAGAGAATTGACTAGTTTCTTGCGAACCACCGACCGAGACGAAGTATTGCTCAACTTTGTCATTGATGGAGTGCATGCATCTCCCCAAGCCACAGCGATCATCTTCAACACTTTTTCTGAATTAGAATCACCATTGCTCAGCGCATGTTCATCGATGCTACCGCCAGTGTTCGATATTGGCCCTATGTGCCTACTTTCTCACTACATTCCCAATGACTCATCAGCCTCATCGCTCGGTGGCCTGAACATGTGGAGAGAGGACTTGCGCTGCATGGAATGGTTAGACGAAAAGGAGTCAGGGTCCGTGTTGTATGTCAACTTTGGCAGCGTGGCAAACTTGACGAGCAAGCAGGCCGTGGAGTTCGGATGGGGTTTAGCTAACAGTGGATGCACGTTTCTTTGGGTTATTAGACCTGACCTTGTGGTGGGCGACGCGGCGTTGTTGCCACAGGAGTTCTCGGAGATGACCAAGGGAAGGAGCTTCATCACGAGCTGGTGCCCACAACAGAGGGTGTTGGCTCATGCTGCAATTGGAGGTTTCTTGACGCACTGCGGATGGAATTCTACAACGGAAAGCATATGCTCTGGGGTCCCCATGATCTGTTGGCCTTTCTTTGCGGATCAGCAAATTAATTGTAGGTACATATGCTCTGTATGGGGCATTGGAATGGAGATTGATGAAGATGTAACTAGGGAGGAGGTGGAGCGGCTAATCAAGGAGCTGATGGAAGGGCAGAGGGGGAAGGAAATGAAGAGGAAGACAGTGGAGTGGAAAGAAAAAGCAGTTGAGGCAGCCAAACCTGGTGGTGGATCATGGAGAAATTTGGAAAAGTTTATCGAGGAGATAATTATGGAGTGA
- the LOC122004113 gene encoding uncharacterized protein LOC122004113 yields MAGDLAERRLERRLDSQLDEVDDIGENMVNMTSNPSRESYNPKRPGKNKHQWSIIEDAALIEALMQLNNVGDLRNKNEKGFRPGHGLRLQQMLEVSLPGHGIKAKPHIESRLRTFQKLHNVVHDMLFGVGSSGFGWDSEKKLVTTENSVWDEYIKTHGDAEQFRYKSLAYYEELSVIFGGDRASGKDAQVPADIVEEIDKVAIDNDESIGVDGDYASYGQDFIFGSNEENSKPKRRKTESIKDVSQVIREATTILGE; encoded by the exons ATGGCTGGGGATCTTGCAGAAAGAAGGTTGGAGAGAAGGCTGGATAGTCAACTAGATGAAGTAGATGACATTGGTGAAAACATG GTGAACATGACTTCTAATCCTTCAAGAGAATCTTACAACCCAAAAAGACCAGGAAAAAACAAACACCAATGGTCTATTATAGAAGATGCTGCACTTATTGAAGCATTGATGCAATTAAATAATGTTGGAGATCTTAGAAACAAGAATGAGAAAGGTTTTAGGCCAGGACATGGACTAAGGCTACAACAAATGCTTGAGGTTAGCTTGCCTGGACATGGAATTAAGGCAAAACCACACATTGAATCACGGTTAAGAACTTTCCAGAAGCTGCACAATGTTGTGCATGACATGTTGTTTGGAGTTGGTAGCAGCGGTTTTGGTTGGGACTCAGAAAAAAAACTTGTTACGACTGAGAATTCCGTGTGGGATGAATATATTAag actCATGGAGATGCAGAACAATTTAGATACAAGTCATTGGCTTACTACGAGGAACTTTCTGTCATCTTTGGTGGAGACCGTGCATCTGGGAAAGATGCTCAAGTTCCTGCTGATATTGTGGAAGAAATAGATAAAGTTGCAATTGATAATGATGAAAGTATAGGCGTTGATGGGGATTATGCTTCATATGGCCAAGATTTCATATTTGGATCAAACGAAGAGAATTCTAAGCCAAAAAGGAGAAAGACTGAGAGCATTAAAGATGTGTCTCAAGTTATTAGAGAGGCGACAACTATTCTTGGGGAATAA